Genomic DNA from Paenibacillus borealis:
ACGAAACTTATTGCGCCGCCGTTATTCAAATCCTGTGAGTTTAATTCATTTTTATTTATAGGATGACTGCTTTTCCCTATACATATTTCCCCTCTGCCCGCATGAATAACCTCTGTTAATGTTTTCCTTTTGGCTGCTTCCGTAGTGACCGCCGCCCACAGGGAAGCTTGCGGCAGCAATTCCCGGAGCATCTCCAGATGTCCGCAGCCGTTCTGGAAACATATGATTTCTGCCTTCCGGGCTTGAAGCGGACGTAGAATCTCCGGAAGATCATTATGAAGCACCATTTGTTTGACAGTTATTAATGTAATGTCTCCCGGGTTAATCAGCTGCCGCTGCGGATATTTACTAACCGGCTCAGCCGAAAAGCTGTCACCCGGAACTGAAATTGCCGCCCCGCCGTCTTCATAGCTCACAGTTAGTCCGTTGCTTGTTAATTCCCGGCACTGTTGTTCACTCCTGCACCAGAGTCTGACTTCGTTCCCCGAACTGATTAGCTTGCCGGCAAGCAGCAGCCCAAGCGAGCCCGCACCTATAATATCGATTCTCATCACGCAATCCTCCTGCCGACCGGTAATTTTTCCTAATTATATCCTGCACATCCGCTCAAAGCAAAAACACAAAAAATCCTGCAATTCCGGTGCCGTGAGGCACTGGGATGCAGGATTTGCGGGATTCATCTTCTATTCAATCCGTTCCAGGTTTCCATTCGCGTCCATTTTAAAGCGGGTCTTTTCCTCTTCTTCTTCATTAAGAAATGCGAGTCTGCGGGCCCGGTCCATAATCTGGATCAGCGCTTTGTAATCATCATTGACCACCCGGTAATCGCTCTGGGCGAGATTGACTTCCTTAGATAAGCGTTCATTCTCTGCTCTCAGCTCCGTCAGTTCATCTTCCTTCTCTCGCAAATCCCGCTCCAGCATCTTTAGCTGCCGCCCGGCTTCCTGGAACGTACCTTTCCATTGTCTCAGAAACCGGATTACAGCATCAATGGATAAGCTGTTCTCGCTTAGCCCTTCGCTTCGTCCGTAGTCCTCTTCAATG
This window encodes:
- a CDS encoding ketopantoate reductase family protein is translated as MRIDIIGAGSLGLLLAGKLISSGNEVRLWCRSEQQCRELTSNGLTVSYEDGGAAISVPGDSFSAEPVSKYPQRQLINPGDITLITVKQMVLHNDLPEILRPLQARKAEIICFQNGCGHLEMLRELLPQASLWAAVTTEAAKRKTLTEVIHAGRGEICIGKSSHPINKNELNSQDLNNGGAISFVQALAAAGFNASLSKEVDTIIYRKLLINAVINPLTAIWRVPNGELLASPERVQLMKELYTEAVRVYDACGITYEKHTWEAIVEVCRATSGNISSMLADVLASRETEIRWINGSIVNMGRQRGIEVPLHRYIFGLVEGMTVRER
- a CDS encoding RsfA family transcriptional regulator, producing MTAVRQDAWSAEDDLILAEITLRHIREGSTQLAAFEEVGEKIGRTSAACGFRWNSCVRKSYEDAIGIAKGQRQKRSYLKKQPSSRGAQVAGLILGDIEEDYGRSEGLSENSLSIDAVIRFLRQWKGTFQEAGRQLKMLERDLREKEDELTELRAENERLSKEVNLAQSDYRVVNDDYKALIQIMDRARRLAFLNEEEEEKTRFKMDANGNLERIE